The region agacagacagacagacagacagacagacagacagacagacagacagacagacagacagacagacagacagacagacagacagacagacagacagacagacagacagacagacagacagacagacagacagacagacagacagacagacgagagagagagagagagagagagagagagagagagagagagagagaagagagagagagagagagagagtgagtgagtgagtgagagacagctGGTATTGTAGCATATGGAGTGATTGTTTAGTTGCTGTGGTTggagtggtggtgatgaaggtggTAAGGGTGGTGTTCAGTGTGGTGGCTGTGGTTGAGGTGTAGGTGATGGCGGTGGTTAGGATGGTGTTTCAGTGTGGCATTAAGCACGAGGGCATGCTGGGATGAATCTCTACGCTCGCAACATGAAATATGCATGAAGCTTTGAAATACATTTGGGGGTGTATTGttttcatctctctccccctctcccctctctctctcactcgcaaactcactctctctatcactctaaaactcactctctctctcattctgtgtcagtgtctctctttctctctctgtgtctcgcactcttccccctcgctctcttccccttctctctcaaatggcatagaagagagagagagagagagagagagagagagagagagagagagagagagagagagagagagagagagaggggagagaggggtaggagagagagagagagaaagagagagagagagagaaagagagagagagagagagaaagagagagagagagagagagagagaggggtaggagagagagagagagagaaagagagagagagagagagaaagagagagagagagggtaggagagagagagagagaaagagagagagagagagaaagtgacagagagaaagagagaggatgagagaaagGTAGAATCAAACGACAGAAACAAATTTCTTCTCAAGAACTTCCGGAGACTTTGAAAATGAAAAAGatcaataaatataaaataattaattaataaaaggACATCATTAAGCTCATTGACAAAGTAGTGATGGAGGCAGGGAGGATGAAGGCTGAAGATAGACAAAGAGCTCCATCAGAACAtctatgatgagagagggatgaggggaggggagagtgagaggtggagaagagactggaggaagagagagattgtATCAACTTTCTTAATATTGCGTTTGAAGTTAAATATGCATCAAAACTTTATCTTTTGGATAACAAAACATTTTAGAACagagtaaagagagagggactatGAGAGATATGTAGGGAGAtagatggggaggggagagattgGATAGGATTGAGACACATGAAGTTTATTTTGACGACAAAAACTCAAAGTGAGACATTCAGGCTGACAGACAAGCAATCATACAAGAAAGAATAAGTATGTAACCTATTTGTGTAACTTGGACATCAAATTATTTTTGCGATGCATGGTTTCCATTTTCATCCAAACTAGGATGAGAGCATTCTGTGTTTGAACCCTAGCTTGACATTAACAGAgacaaacaaatgcaaaacgtTCCGGTTCTGGAGAACTGACTGCACAATGGTCTCATACTGGCTGAGTCAGGATTCAGCTTTCAATTTCCAGGAGATGGCAttgggagaaggagcaggaggaggaggtggaggtgaagaaggaggcatctgagtgtgttttgtgtgtttgtgcatgtttgtgtctgtgtctgttctgCAGCAATATAGGCAGCCTAGAATAGGAGTTCTGTATTACTTTCTGAGCATTTAGGCGTACGGTAATGTAGTTCTATAACACCAGAAACTTCACTCCAATCATTTTTGAAGCAAAAAAGCTGAGAAATACAAAGATAAAATACCCTGACACTAATCCAGTAGATCCTGTAATCTACTTAatatctgagagagagagagagagagagagagagagagagagagagagagagagagagagagagaaggaacaaCAGTAAGCAAAAAGCAAGAATGATAgagaatagagggagagaatgaaagagagaatgatagacagagagagaattgagagggagagaatggaagagagagaacagagggcGAGGGGGAGATCGTCCGTGTGCAGGGTTTTGAACCAAACATTGTTTCTGCCCTCGTCTCGTTAATCTCCACCTCCAGGGCCCTAATTGGCCCCTGGAGGTGgagcggggggggcggcgggggccccgggctgtGGTCCGCCCCCCGTCTTAAGGCCTAATGAAACGGCCAGGGGACACACTGACATTTTTGGCGTGAAAAGAGCAGCGGCGAGTCAAATCTTCTAAGTGCCACCGAAGGAGCCCTGGGGGACGCCTTAACCAACGAGTCTCATGTCCGGACCTTCGTTAGCCGCCGCCCGCCGCAGCATCCGTCACGAGGACactgagaaaacacacacacacacacacacacacacacacacacactgacaccgagaacacacacacacacacactgacaccaagagaacaccacgcacgcacacacacacacacacacacacacgcacacacaataaacaccaagagaacacacgcacaacaaACGCACTCTAACAccaagagaacacacacacgctaacacaccatgagaacacacacacgcgccacgCAGACCCCCTCgaacggggagggaggaggggacagaaACGAGACGAAGCGCGAGTGGCTCGTCCGCTACTAGGCGACGCAGCGTTTGAGTTCAGGGGAACATGCAGGTGGGGACGGCTGCTGGGGGCAAAGGCCCTATCCTTGTAACCACTACAGGGGCCTCATCCTTGTAACCAGTAAAGGGGTCCCCATCCTTGTAACCACTCAAGGGGCCCCATCCTTGTAACCACTCAAGGGGCCCATCCTTGTTACCAGTAAAAGGGGTCCCCCATCCTTGTTACCACGACAGGGGCCTCATCCTTGTAACCAGTAGAGGGGCCAACAAACCCTCTCTGCACAGGTTGGGTCCTCACAGTGTGACTCCTGTGGGCAGGACATAACTCAGTGAAACACTTGTTTGTGGACAGAGACAGCGGAGGCAGAGGACTGAAGACTGAGGAGGAATCAGCCGTAAGAAGGAGACGCAATGCGCCAACCAGCGTTGAATAAACGCTTATGAATAAAGTTCGGAGCGTCCCCTTTCCCCGTAAGTCATCTAAATTGGTTGAGGTTGTGTGAAAGTTTTGGTTCGGTCCAAGCGGTTCTAACTGTGTCTCTGTACCAGAATAATTCATCCTGAAGCTCAGCCTCCAGCAGATGATTCCACCCCAGAGAGACGGCAGGTAGGACGGggatcagccaatcacagccccagGAGGCCAGCCGCTACACCGGGGACATCGGGGATCCGGACGCCAAATCCTTTGGAGGCGAGAACGAATGCCCACGCTCACAACAGTGCTCTTTAGCAAGGCGTTAGCGGTGAGTGCATTATGGGTAATCCCCCAGGGAGGATCCGCCACGGAGATGAGGAACATCTCGTCTCCGTGGCGCCGGGACCGGAGGACCGAACACAAAAGACGTGTTCCTGCTGCAgacgcgcggggggggggggggggggtttatggTTCGATCCGGCCTAATGGATCGGCCTAATCCTAATCCAGCGGACCGCAGTCTAGACGCACAACACCCTTTATACACCCCGGATTACACCACACAACAACTAAACCAActctatatatagagatatacatAGAAACATGgaacgtagagagagagagagagatgagagagagaggagagagagagagagagagagagatgagagaggagagagagagagagagacagagagagagagacagagagagagagagagagagagagagagagagagagagagagacagagaaagatggacacagagacagacagacagaaagagggagagagagacagagggagagagtgatggaaagaaagacagacagagggagagagggagaaacacacacactgttaaaatAGATGGATGCATACTTCATAGACGTTGTAAGATTAGACGCATGTAAATCGGCCTTCAACCCTATTGGTCTACATACAAACCAAACCTTCGGAAACTTAACTAAAACCAAACTAAACAAGCTCTCCCGAACATCTCTGTACCCGAGCAGCGTTTCAGCGGTATGAGTGAAATTTTTCAGACACGGTTTTCAGACCCGACGATACGATCGGTTACTTTCCATTGTTGGAACAAAGTGGTTTTCATGACTGAATACGAGATGGCCTCTGTGACGGGGTGGTTATGTACACAGCCATGATCTCTCAGTTCTACAAGGTCTCCTCTGATGAAGATCTCTGACAGACAGCTGGAGGACACGGCTGCCGCACCACATTAACCGCCAAGGACTTCTGTCAACATCGCGACATAAAGACACCAAtaccagacgcacacacacacagatcaaacGCTCAGATTGAACCCCACGCCGAGGAGAAATGCATTGATACTTCTGTTTGGTTAGAACTGAACAGTAGTGCAGTAAATACTTCGTGAGGAATGACCTCCTACGCAGAGGCCTCCGAGTGCCAGGAAAACATAGTTTCCCCCAACCTGCTCTTTGGAGCCCAATCATTTGGAGGTAGAGGTAATTCTCCTAATTTGACCGATGAAGAAGGGAGGCAACCTATTAATTGATATTATAAATGCAGCATGAATAATGGGGAAGATTACAAATGAGAAAAGGACGCGAAGTGGAAAATAAAGAGTGTAAATAAACTCCCGGTATGATGTCACCACCTAGTGGTTGAAAGTGTACATTACATATATTAATTAGAAAGGACTTCTATTTGTCGTAAGTAGTATTAAAAGTTCTAAATTAAGTTCGTAAATGTAAAATCCGCACCTGAAATGGAaagtaatattttttattagttaATCTTTTGCAACATAAATAACATTGAATGATGAAATTTATTGATTTTACCAAACGTTGATTTATAACTCGTTTCTAAATTAGTTTCCAGTTTTGATGTTTTAATTTTCTCTTAAGGGATGTATAAGAAAACATGTAAACGAATTAAAAGTATAAAGAGTCAGGAGCCTCACTATTGGTTTTCATAACCCGATGTCCTTCAACCCTGTAGTCTTCAGTCTCCACCAATCCAGAGCGAGCTTGTTGTTCCACCGGACCAATTGCAGCCCCGTTTGGTCGAACGTCACCTGTCATCTGTTCAACGCTACAGCGCAGCCGGCGTGAGTCCCTGATGATGCTGAGCTCATACTATGACTCCATGTGACATCACCCGGCAGATTATCGTAATATCTAGACactaatattaataatgttCCGTCAGGCCAAAGCGGTGGCGCGGAAGCTGCGATGTCTCAGGTGAGTGATACGTTATTAATCAGCTCCAAATGTCGTATAAACACTGACTAAGGTGAATTTAACGTTATCAATCAGCTCTTATCTGTCGTATAAGCACCCAGTAACGTGGGTGAGGGACATCCACCTTACTCAGTGTTTATACGACATATTGTAAGTAACGTGGAGTTGAGGAGTCCTGTGTTGTGGTCCTGGTCAGAGCCACGTGACCCAGagtaacccccccacccccctcccccagcagctTCGGACCGCAGACCGCCTGGAGACTCCAGAGCACGTCGGCCCGGGAGAGGGCTCTGCTCTACCGGCCAGGGCAGAGTATCGAGGGCTTCACGGTGAAAGAGGTGAACGTCCAGACCTCCATCTGACCCCCAGAGCTGATGACGATGAAGAGCTTTCTGGTCTCATTACAAACCGCACGTCTTTTGACCGTCTTAAGAGGGTATAACTTGAGGCTAGGGGTCTGACTTGTGGTTAAAGGGGTATAACTAGTGGTTAGGGGCTCTGACTCCAGGCTGAGAGGTTCTAGGTTCAAACCCCCACAAGACTAGTTATAAGCGGGTATAACTAGTGGTTAGGGGGTCTGACTGACCCTGGGCTGAGAGGTTCTGGTTTAAACCCCCACCTCCTCAGTCTGCCTGTAGGCGTTCTTGAGAAACTAGGATGGACGGTACATTATGGATATGGCTCGCCTACTGTGTTATTACCTAGTGatcggtctgtctgcctgtatgtCTCGTGGTctagctgcctgtctgtctgactgatggtcgtatgtctgtctgtctgactgatggtctctctgactgtctgtctgtctgcaggtggTGGCGGTGCCTGACCTGTTTCTGACCGCCGTCAAACTGACCCACGACCGGACCGGAGCCCAGTACCTCCACGCCGCCAGAGATGACTCCAACAACCTCTTCAGGTACCTGCATACCCGGACCCCAGACAGACTACCCTAACctaacacaacaacaactcataCCCTAACACCAGACAGACTGTACACTAACCCCCTAACCACACACTGTACCCGGACAatgtaccctaaccctagaatGTGACCTGACCCTAGACtgtaccctgaccctaaccctaacagaaTGCCCACTAACCCTAGACtgaaccctagccctaacctgaCAGACTACCCTAACggccgattcatacctccggatccggacgaaattcgtccgtccgCCCCAAACGTTGCCTCCGGAACTACCAtgcctccgtctggtttcagcgttgttatggatgttacgcaataaatcctctagagggcagtgactgtcgtttcacaaattaacggcatcgacaatcgcaaacatgacatctggAGAGATGATTTTGTTTCGTGTCATCCGATATCGGCCAAAAATAGTgcaaaaagtgtaggcctaggcggcggtggcatgtgacacccctcaccaacccgcagattatctcctcaaattttgttaaatgaccagttacaacttattgccaaagcaggggaacaaaaaaataaaaaggtcaagtatatagtataatataagtataaaacgttaaatacaatatatatacatatcagatattatactactctatctattgtcgcgaatggtctgacttttgactctatactgccgcctcgatttccggtggtattgctccgtttctcccggagcactccggattcgtaagctcagaggcgacggacccattgacggacgaaacacctccgggtccggacgaaacggtccgtatccgtatttaccgtagggtgtgaatgggccttaacCCTAAACCCAGACCCTAACCTGACCCATACCTTACCCTCGAgtttaccctaaccctagacagACTGATGAACGGCCAGGGGTGGTTTGTTTCTAGAGGTCAGGGGTGGTTTGTTTCTAGAGGTCAGGGGTGCGTTTGTTTCTAGAGGTCAGGGGTGCGTTTGTTTCTCGAGGTCAGGGGTGCGTTTGTTTCTAGAGTTCAGGGTTCGGTTTGTTTCTAGAGGTCAGGGGTGCGTTTGTTTCTAGAGGTCAGGGTTCGGTTTGTTTctagaggtcaggggtcggTTTGTTTCCAGAGGTCAGGGGTGCGTTTGTCTCTAGAGGTCAGGGGTGCGTTTGTCTCTAGAGGTCAGGGGTGCGTTTGTCTCTAGAGGTCAGGGGTGCGTTTGTTTCTGACGGTCAGAGTGCATTTGTTTTCCTCCCCAGTGTCATGTTGCGGACCACCCCCCGGGACAGCACGGGGGTCCCCCACATCCTGGAGCACACGGTGCTGTGTGGCTCCGAGAGGTTCCCCTGCAGAGACCCCTTCTTCAAGATGCTCAACCGCTCCCTCTCCACCTTCATGAACGCCTTCACCGGTACCTCCACCCTGTTCCAtctccacctcacctcacctccacccagctccaactccaccagctccacctccacccagctccacctcacctccacctccacccagctccaccccatctcacctccacctcacctccacccagctccaactccacccagctccacctccacccagctccacctccaccccatctcacctccacccccacccagctccacctccaccccatctCAGCTCCACCTCAGCTCCACCCACACCTTCACCTcagctccaccttcacctcaacctcacccccacctccacatttacatttacatctctgtgggtacagcaacaatcgctaggttaacccatttcccgtatacaacagagaacTAAGATAAGATGCcacaaaatattaatattaagtgccaggacataaaacacacaaaaagtgcgtaagaggggcggagaggggggggcggtaAGGGGGAGGCTTTTCAGAGTCTAGGTTAACTCTAAACACTGAGTGGGGCTCAAGAAGAGGTGTTCTGGTCTATTGGTCAGAGAGTTTGACTCCCTTACCACTCCCTCCATTAATATTTCGCAAAGACTGATTGAGGGTGATTTAATGACCACCTAGCACTGATGCATTGTGGTCATTGTTGTTCTATTCTCCTTCACTACCCTGTTGCATTGTGGTGATTGTGGTTCTCTTCTCTCGGTTATTCAGCCAGTGACTACACCATGTACCCGTTCTCCACCCAGAACTCCAAGGACTTCCAGAaccttctgtctgtctacctggaCGCCGTGTTCTTCCCCTGCCTCCGCGAGCAGGACTTCAGGTCTGACCCATACCTTGGGCCCGGTCTCAGGACTATAGGTCTTCTAGCACCTCTGATGGTGCGGGACCCATAATCAGGGCGGGACCCATAATCAGGGCTTGTTATAACTTCTGGTTCTAAGGTTCTGAGGTCTAGTTTGAGGAACCAAAATACCTTCAGTGCAATTTTACTGAATTCCGCATTTTATGCAGAAAGGGAGGTGGTCTGACTGACAGGGGGGTTGGAGGTGGTCTGACTGacaggggggtggaggtggactgACGGTGTTGTCTCCAGACaggaggggtggaggctggAGAACGAGGACCCCCAGGACCTCAACTCTCCGCTGGTCTTTAAGGGCGTGGTCTTCAACGAGATGAAGGGAGCCTTCGTAAGTctgtcctcctcatcctccctccctcctcatcctccctctctcctcatcctccctcctcatcctccctctctcctcatcctccctccctcctcatcctccctctctcctcatcctccctccctcctcatcctccctccctcctcatcctccctctctcctcatcctccctccatcctccctccctcctcatcctccctccctcctcatcctccctctctcctcatcctccctccctcctcatcctccctccctcctcatcctcccttccccctgatcctccctccctcctcatcctcctcatcctccctccctcctcatcctccctctctcctcatcctccctccctcctcatcccccctccccctgatcctccctccctcctcaacctcctcatcctccctctctcctcatcctcctcatcctccctctccttattTAGAGGCCGAGATTAATAGTGTGTATTACAGTCAATTCATCAAGTTAAatctcatctgtgtgtgtgtgtgcctgtgcgtgcgtgtgtgtgtgtgtgtgcgcgctacaGTCGGACAGCGAGCGTGTGTACGGCCAGCAGCTGCAGAACAAGCTGTTCCCCGACCACACCTACTCCGTGGTGTCGGGGGGAGAGCCGCTGGACATCCCCGACCTCACCTGGGAGGAGCTCCGGCGCTTCCACGCCACGCACTACCACCCTAGCAACGCCAGGTACACACCCACCCTAGCAACGCCAGGTGCACACCCACCCTAGCAACGCCAGGTAGACCTGCACTGTCATCCTAGCAACGCCAGGTACAATCCAGCCCTAGCAACGCCAGGGCCACGCCTCCcctaggccccccccccccggagtgACCCTGTGGTCCTCCTGTCCGCAGGTTCTTCACCTACGGAGACCTGCCCCTGGAGCAGCACCTGCAGCAGATCCAGCAGGAGGCGCTGTCCCGCTTCGACCGCACAGAACCCGACACACACGTCCCCCCGCAGCCCGCCTGGACCAGCCCGGTAAGACCGCACAAACTACACTCAGACTACTGCTCTGAATCTAACAAACTACACTCAGACTACTGCTCTGAATCTAACAAACTACACTCAGACTACACTCTGAATCTTAGCTACAGCCTCttcaacacaccacacaaaagGAGCCGTCCACAGTGAGTGATGTGATCATACGTtctgctctctgattggtccccccctccccagaaagAGGACCATGTGACCTGTGGTCCAGACCCCCTGGCCCCGGACCCCAGCAAGCAAAGCACCGTGTGTGTGAGCTACCTGCTTGGGGAgtacgtctcacacacacacagagacacacgcatgcacgcacccgCACATTCTAAAGCAGCAGTTACTGGTCAGGTGACAGGACCAGTGACTGGGCATAGTTCAGTCAGtggtcaggcacacacacacatgacaggtCCAggctcgcaaacacacacacaagcacgcaaacacacacacgggcacagacGCACGcccacgtgcacatgcacacgtacagacacaaacacacacacacacacagatgggatTTAACctgaggcctaaaaaaaaaaaaagtttggttcctgttggttgtcagttgaggtcatgggtaggtagggaattttttatttattttttatttattttttccagcggcagcgaatgataggtaggttgttttcatttaaaaacgagaaaattcgctcatccttgtacagaatgaagaggtgctgtaccaaaacgtaattatagtttgcatcaaaattTTTTagaaagctcataaaataatttgggtcgcacataaattgacagggtcggtcggaaaccggaaccaaacaaattttttttttaggcctgagGTATTGACTATAGTACACACTCCATTGGTCTCTCTATGAGGAAAGAGGGAGGTTTGGTCCCGTgttgtgaccccccccctctgtgaccaaaccccctccccctctccagcaTCACAGACACCTTTGAGGCCTTCACCCTCAGCCTGCTGTCTTCTCTGCTGATGTCCGGGCCCAACTCCCCCTTCTACCGCGCGCTGCTGGAGCCCAAGATCGGGAGCGACTTCTCCTCCGTCGTAGGGTGGGTGGGGGCTCCGGTCTGTGAGGTCACAGCTAGAGTGGCCCTATCACAGGGCAGTATGCTAATGAGTAGTATAAAGTGTGTAGTAattgtgtgtatgatgtgtaGTATAACTAGTGCGTGTATCGGTGTGTAGGTGCGAAGGAAGCACCCGGCAGGCCTCGTACACCCGCGTTGGTAGTCTAGTATAGGGTGTGTAGTAtaaagtgtgtgggtgtggtattaagtgtgtacgtgtgtaggTACGACGGCAGCACCCTTCAGGCCTGGTTCAGCTTTGCTAGTCTATTATGGTGTGTGGAGTAGAACCAGTGTGTTCAGTACAACTAGTGTGTAGtatgcagtgtgtgcgtgtagtacaaagtgtgtgcgtgtgtaggtacGACGGCAGCACGCGGCAGGCCTCGTTCAGCGTGGGGCTCCAGGGGACGgcggaggaggacgtggagaagGTCAAACACATCATCAGCCAAACCCTCAGGGAGGTCATCGCGTGAGTACTGACCCGGGAACAGTCACCCTACACTGATACCCTATGATACACACTACAGTATGATACAGACTGACCCAGGAACAGTCACCCTACACTGATACACACTACAGTATGATACAGACTGACCCAGGAACAGTCACCCTACACTGATACACTGATACACACTACAGTATGATACAGACTGACCCAGGAACAGTCACCCTACACTGATACAGACTGACCCAGGACCAGCCCCCTACAGACTGACACAGTACGACATACTAGGAACCAGGTACCATGGTACAGTAGTTTTTCTGCTAAAATACTTCATCCCAGAACAGACCAGTGGTAGTACAGGGAGAGAACCCCCAAGTAGAGGGAGTGCTACATTTATTTACGTTTACATTTGACATTGCGTTTATCTTACGACCGCTCGAGTTTGAAGAggaacctcctctctctctctccctttccccctcccctcctcccccgccctccctttctccccctccctcccctaggACGGGCTTTGAGGAGGAGCGTGTGGAGGCTCTGCTCCATAAGATCGAGATCCAGATGAAGCATCAGTCCACCAGCTTCGGCCTCTCCCTGGCCTCGGTAGGGTCACACGACCTCCGACCCCCGGTCcactgacctccgacccccgcTACCAGGTTCACGGGATGATTTATCCGCACCtgacgtacgtgtgtgtgtgtgtgtgtgtgtagtacatCGCGTCGTGCTGGAACCACGACGGAGACCCCGTGGAGCTGCTGAACATCGGGGAGCTGGTCTCCAGGTTCAGACGCTGCCTCAAGGAGGACCCCCGCTACCTCCAGGATAAGGTCCAGCACTAcctccaggtacacacacaccccaggatGAGGTCCAGCACTACCTCCAGgtacacaccccccccacccaagacCAGGACTTGGCTCTCTTTAGGTAGCGCTGCACATATCCCAGAAGTTAACCCTCTCCTTATCCAAGAGGAGCCTTCAACCTCATGAGCGGACGCTAGTCTGTAGCGGCTAACGGCTAACGGGTTCCATCTCCCGTCTCCAGGACAACCCCCACAGACTGACCCTGTCCATGAGCCCGGACCAGGCCTACCTGGAGAAGCAGGTCCTGGCCGAGCAGGAGAAGCTCCAGAGGAAGACCGAGGCGCTGACGGAGGGAGACCGCCAGGAGATCTACCTCAAGGGTCAGACTCACCGTCCTGTCTCTCTTACACaccacactgtctctctgacacaccacactgtctctctgacacaccacactgtctctctgacaCACCACACTGTCTCTCTTCCACAccaccctgtctctcttccacaccaacctgtctctcttacacaccaacctgtctctcttacacaccaacctgtctctctgacagCTAGACTGTCAGAGAGACAGGCGGTCGAGCCCAGGCCCTCCTCTGATAACCTCAGGCGTTTGGGTCCTCAGgtctggagctgctggaggctcAGAGTCAGGCCCAGGACGCGTCCTGCCTGCCCGCCCTCCAGGTGTCTGACATCCAGCGCACCACCCCTACCACGCCCGTGGAGATGGGCACCGCAGGTACGCCCCACCTACAGTAGAACCATCCTACAGTAGAACCATCTACAGTAGAACCATCCTACAGTAGAACCATCTACAGTACTACAGTAGAACCACCTACAGTAGAACCACCTACAGTAGAACCATCCTACAGTAGAACCATCTACAGTACTACAGTAGAACCACCTACAGTAGAACCACCTACAGTAGAACCATCTACAGTAGAACCATCTACAGTACTACAGTAGAACCACCTACAGTAGAACCATCTACAGTAGAACCACCCT is a window of Gadus macrocephalus chromosome 8, ASM3116895v1 DNA encoding:
- the pitrm1 gene encoding presequence protease, mitochondrial isoform X2, which encodes MFRQAKAVARKLRCLSFGPQTAWRLQSTSARERALLYRPGQSIEGFTVKEVVAVPDLFLTAVKLTHDRTGAQYLHAARDDSNNLFSVMLRTTPRDSTGVPHILEHTVLCGSERFPCRDPFFKMLNRSLSTFMNAFTASDYTMYPFSTQNSKDFQNLLSVYLDAVFFPCLREQDFRQEGWRLENEDPQDLNSPLVFKGVVFNEMKGAFSDSERVYGQQLQNKLFPDHTYSVVSGGEPLDIPDLTWEELRRFHATHYHPSNARFFTYGDLPLEQHLQQIQQEALSRFDRTEPDTHVPPQPAWTSPKEDHVTCGPDPLAPDPSKQSTVCVSYLLGDITDTFEAFTLSLLSSLLMSGPNSPFYRALLEPKIGSDFSSVVGYDGSTRQASFSVGLQGTAEEDVEKVKHIISQTLREVIATGFEEERVEALLHKIEIQMKHQSTSFGLSLASYIASCWNHDGDPVELLNIGELVSRFRRCLKEDPRYLQDKVQHYLQDNPHRLTLSMSPDQAYLEKQVLAEQEKLQRKTEALTEGDRQEIYLKGLELLEAQSQAQDASCLPALQVSDIQRTTPTTPVEMGTAGGVAVQYCEQPTNGMLYFRSMCSLNTLPEELKVYVPLFCSVLTQLGCGSLDYRQQAQQMELKTGGMSVSPLVIQDSAHLDMYEQGVLLFSSCLERNVPDMFGLWSDIFNSPHFDDEERLRVLVMMSAQELANGISYSGHMYAMTQTGRSLTPAGGLQETFGGMEQVKFMKRIAEMSDLGPVLRALPRIKKHILNPDNMRCAVNATPQKMSAAAGQLESFMKDVAGNRRSHKTTTPHIVERLVEDSDASRKLVSEVGFQPCQMKTFFPMAFPVNFVSESIRTVPFTHADYASLYILARMMSAKYLHGEIREKGGAYGGGARMGGGLFSFYSYRDPNSVQTLSAFRRGVDWARSGSFSQQDIDEAKLSVFSAVDSPVAPSDKGMGRFLNGMTDEVRQAHRERLFAVSQKELVDVASRYLGVGQQTSAAAILGPENESIKKDPSWIIK